The nucleotide sequence CGCTGTTAGTTCTTGCTCTCGCTAGAACTTCATTGACATATTGATAAGCATTATCAGGACCTCTAAGTTCGTTTTCGATTTCGGCTAACATAAGAAGTACATCGGCATATCTGAACTTCAGGAAATTACGGCTGGTAGTCGTTCCATTAAACCCTGGATCGAGATATTTATTCAACACTGGAAAACCGTCATTACCATTGGTTCTTCTAGGATAAATGGTTCTTTCTTGAAATTCCATCCTATTACTGTTGTAACGTTGATAGGATCCTGCGATAAAGGTGGATTCCAACCTAGGGTCTCCAGGATATTGATTCACATGCTGATCATAGACTTCTTTATTCGGTCGTATACGGCCGAATGTGTCAAAGTTGATGTAGTAATCGTTTGGAGTGTAAAAACGAATGATATCTGCATTACGGACGGCACCATTCTGACCATATTGAATTTCAAAAATTGATTCTGAAGTGTTCTCGTTAGTCGGATCAAACAATGCAGCATGCGTAGGAGCGAGACTGTATTTTTGATACACTTCAATCGTTTGATCATAGGCATTTTGCCATAACGATGGATCGCCGCCATCTTCTCCAGCCATTTGCATGTACACTTTACCTAAGTAAGCATAAGCAGCCCATTTTACGGGACGCTCTGGACGGTACTCTCCAAAATCAGGTAATAAAAGTTTCGCCGCCTCAAAATCTTGAATGATTTGGGTGTATACTAATGATTTTTCTGCTCTTGGAGCATTTAAGGTCTCTGAGGTGGAAGGAGCCAACCTTAACGGCACTGGCCCAAAAAGACGTACTAAGTCAAAATAAGTGGCTGCTCTAATGAAGTATGCTTGACCCAGTGCAAGGTCTTTGTTTGCTAAGTCAGAGCCAGACTCCAGATTTAAGATGATCTCGTTAGCCACATTGATAGTGCTATACATTTGAGGCCACATTCTCTCGATCCACGTGTTGTTAGGTAAGGTATTGAGACTGGTAGCATCTTCACTAGCTCCTTGGTTTGAATAGAATTTACCTGACACAGGCATCAGCAAACCATGTAATGAACTACCGTGATAACCTGGATCTGCAAAACTGGCGTACAAACCATTAACGGCGCTCTCCAGACCTTGTTCTGTGCTAAAAATTTGGTCCTGACTAAAGAAGGTGTCCGGCTCTTCTTCTAATAGATCTTCACAACTATTAAAACCAATTAGAAGAATGAACAACCCGAATATATATGTGATTTTTTTCATAGTGTTTTTTTTAAAACGTTAGATTAAGGGATGCTGCAAATGATTTCTGGTTGGGAAATGATTGCCAGTCAATGCCGCGACGGCCTGGGTCAAATGAAAAGCTATTTACCTCTGGATCAAAGCCTTTATACTTAGTGAACAACAATAAATTTTGTCCAGAAACTGACAGGTAGGCATTTGTAAAGAAGGACTTTTCAGTGGTTGGGATATTAAATCCTAATGTCACATAAGAAAGACGTAAGAAGCTACCATCTTCTACAATTCTATCTGTAAATCCAGTTTCATCTGCAAGATCATATCCTACTCTTGGAAAAGCTCCGTCAGGATTTTCTGGTGACCACGCATCTAGATATGCCTGTCTTCTCACGTTAGAAGAACTATTGTCTGCATAATCTTCTCTCAAAAGGTTACCATTTGCAATGTCGTTTCCTTCAATACCATTGAAGAAGAAGCTTAAGGATACATTCTTATAGCTTACACTGGAACCGAATCCATAATTGAAATCTGGATTAGGGTTTCCAATAATCGTAAGATCTTCGTCCGTGATGTTACCATCACCATTTTGATCTACCAGTCTAACATCACCTAATTGAGGCGCTTGACCTCTATAGTCTGGTGAGTCATCCAGTTCACTTTGATCAGAGATAATTCCGTCGGTAGCAAATCCGTAGAACAAGCCAGCCTGTCTACCTTGTAAATAAATATTTGCTGGTACTTTGAAAAAGTTACCTCCAGATATTTGAGATCCTAAATAACCTGGAGCGAATTCTGTTCCAAATTGTGCTGCTGGTCTACCTAAATTGGTGATCTTGTTCTTGACTGCTGCAATGTTTCCGTAAACATTCCATTTCCAGTCCTCACCATCAATAATATCTGCGTTGATGGAAAATTCAATCCCTTTGTTTTCAAGTCCACCGTTGTTTGCAAAATAGGTTTCAAAACCAGTGGAAGGAGCAATTTCTAGATTAAGTAACAGGTCATTGATATCCTTTTTATAAATATCTATAGAACCTGAAACTCTTTCATCAAAGAAACCATAATCCAAACCTAGGTTAAGTTGTTCTGTGGTTTCCCAAGTCAATTCACGGTTGGAAAGGTTTTGAGGTATTAGGGCTGTAAGAGCGCCACCAG is from Nonlabens sp. YIK11 and encodes:
- a CDS encoding RagB/SusD family nutrient uptake outer membrane protein, translating into MKKITYIFGLFILLIGFNSCEDLLEEEPDTFFSQDQIFSTEQGLESAVNGLYASFADPGYHGSSLHGLLMPVSGKFYSNQGASEDATSLNTLPNNTWIERMWPQMYSTINVANEIILNLESGSDLANKDLALGQAYFIRAATYFDLVRLFGPVPLRLAPSTSETLNAPRAEKSLVYTQIIQDFEAAKLLLPDFGEYRPERPVKWAAYAYLGKVYMQMAGEDGGDPSLWQNAYDQTIEVYQKYSLAPTHAALFDPTNENTSESIFEIQYGQNGAVRNADIIRFYTPNDYYINFDTFGRIRPNKEVYDQHVNQYPGDPRLESTFIAGSYQRYNSNRMEFQERTIYPRRTNGNDGFPVLNKYLDPGFNGTTTSRNFLKFRYADVLLMLAEIENELRGPDNAYQYVNEVLARARTNSDGTIAAEPADFEGMTPEEFRTRILRERQYEMLGEGHIWFDTRRRGYQYFLEEVINTHNNFDNLGNQDYIYPTDRKNMLLPIASSEINGNQLIQQSDQNPGY